In Bacillota bacterium, a single window of DNA contains:
- a CDS encoding stage III sporulation protein AF: MMEFLRLWVQDIVVLLVLALVVDMALPSGPQKRYVDYALGLMLLLLLLNPVKHILDNELNVAAMLAQAEAESDRRLMVHEPLSAQSTWLTYRMILEDRISELAAEHKEVITAQAEVSLEQAEGSANFGRPTAILLTIQVHASVLPGGAEEAHLNSDIKERLAEVYGIEQAHIAIEFTR, from the coding sequence ATGATGGAGTTTTTGCGCCTGTGGGTGCAGGATATTGTGGTGTTACTAGTTTTGGCCCTGGTAGTAGATATGGCGCTGCCTAGTGGGCCGCAAAAGCGCTATGTCGATTACGCACTGGGTTTGATGTTGTTGCTGCTTCTTTTGAACCCAGTCAAGCACATTTTAGACAATGAACTGAATGTAGCTGCCATGCTAGCCCAGGCGGAGGCGGAAAGCGACAGGAGGCTTATGGTCCATGAACCACTCTCGGCCCAATCGACCTGGCTGACTTACAGAATGATACTGGAGGACCGTATCTCGGAACTGGCGGCAGAGCATAAGGAGGTCATCACCGCGCAAGCGGAAGTGAGCCTTGAACAAGCAGAGGGGAGCGCTAATTTTGGCCGTCCGACCGCTATTTTGCTGACTATACAGGTGCATGCCAGTGTTTTGCCGGGCGGGGCAGAGGAGGCACACTTAAACAGCGACATCAAGGAGCGACTGGCTGAGGTCTACGGCATAGAACAGGCTCACATAGCCATAGAATTTACCAGATAG
- the spoIIIAA gene encoding stage III sporulation protein AA, protein MPSSWHEVLSPLLFFELRVRVDKPLQIVARGGERLLPLTATSRDIKHLVAAFSQSSLYAFEEELKQGYITLPGGHRVGFAGKVLQDGAGKVRGLKDISSLCLRVARTVPGCADRLLSSLLDPGGVPYHTLLISPPQGGKTTMLRDIVRQVSDGGQRVCVVDERSEIAGCYQGRPQLDVGRRTDVLDACPKAQGMLMALRALSPNVLVTDEVGRAEDVAAIEEALNAGVRVLATAHGANLGDVARRPQLAPLMGRNLFQRVVIMSTRCGPGTVEYVGEPLSAGC, encoded by the coding sequence ATGCCGTCTTCCTGGCACGAAGTACTGAGCCCGCTGTTGTTTTTCGAACTACGTGTGCGGGTGGACAAACCACTGCAAATCGTGGCGAGAGGTGGAGAGAGACTGCTACCCCTAACGGCCACAAGTCGAGACATTAAGCACCTGGTGGCTGCTTTCTCGCAGAGTTCGCTTTATGCCTTTGAAGAGGAACTCAAGCAGGGCTACATAACACTGCCGGGTGGGCATCGCGTGGGATTTGCCGGCAAGGTGCTGCAGGACGGCGCGGGCAAAGTGAGAGGGCTAAAAGACATATCGTCCCTATGTTTGCGCGTGGCGCGCACTGTGCCGGGTTGTGCCGACCGCTTGCTGTCCTCTTTGCTCGACCCAGGGGGGGTGCCCTACCACACCTTACTAATTTCTCCACCACAAGGTGGCAAGACAACAATGCTGCGGGATATTGTGCGGCAAGTGAGCGATGGCGGCCAGCGCGTGTGTGTGGTAGATGAACGCTCAGAAATCGCTGGCTGCTACCAAGGAAGGCCGCAGTTAGATGTGGGTAGGAGGACTGATGTTCTAGATGCCTGCCCCAAGGCCCAGGGCATGTTGATGGCTCTGCGCGCTCTATCGCCTAATGTACTCGTCACCGACGAAGTAGGGCGCGCCGAAGACGTAGCGGCCATTGAAGAGGCCCTAAATGCCGGGGTACGGGTGCTGGCCACCGCGCATGGTGCCAATTTGGGTGATGTAGCGCGACGCCCACAATTAGCGCCGCTCATGGGGAGAAATTTGTTCCAGAGGGTGGTCATCATGAGTACCCGCTGTGGCCCTGGCACTGTTGAGTATGTTGGCGAGCCCTTGTCAGCAGGATGTTAG
- a CDS encoding SpoIIIAH-like family protein, whose protein sequence is MLIDKKMLAKFLLTVGVVGGAMYYTLSWLSPPPRTVSKLEPLEVGEVLPVVAPVTPPERDFFAEHRMERARERSERIELLREIVSNVNSTPEARSKAQMELINIGSIRETEMQVERLILGQGFSDTVIFFGSGSAEAIVRAPSLTQVEALGIADVIRSVAGVRLQNIRVRFRK, encoded by the coding sequence ATGTTGATCGATAAGAAGATGTTAGCGAAATTTCTTTTGACGGTGGGAGTGGTCGGCGGAGCGATGTACTACACCTTGTCATGGCTTTCACCCCCGCCACGCACAGTCAGCAAACTTGAGCCTCTAGAAGTAGGTGAAGTCCTGCCCGTAGTGGCCCCCGTCACGCCACCCGAACGAGATTTTTTTGCTGAGCACCGTATGGAGAGGGCCCGTGAACGAAGTGAGCGCATAGAGCTGCTGCGTGAGATTGTTAGCAATGTCAATAGCACGCCAGAAGCTCGCAGCAAGGCCCAAATGGAGCTAATAAACATCGGCAGCATCAGGGAAACAGAGATGCAAGTGGAGCGCTTAATCCTCGGGCAGGGTTTTAGCGATACCGTTATCTTTTTTGGCAGTGGCTCAGCAGAGGCCATTGTGCGCGCCCCCTCCCTTACTCAAGTAGAGGCACTTGGCATAGCTGATGTCATTCGCAGTGTAGCCGGAGTGAGGCTACAGAACATTAGGGTGCGCTTCCGCAAATAA
- a CDS encoding DUF2273 domain-containing protein: protein MNSGLRQLLLLYRGRLIGTTLGIVLALMWIFLGFWSMAFVVVCGVVGYYIGVRFDGDEDFRAFLERVLPPVD, encoded by the coding sequence ATGAATAGTGGTTTAAGGCAGTTACTGCTGCTTTACCGGGGCAGACTTATCGGCACTACCCTTGGTATCGTGTTGGCACTGATGTGGATTTTTTTAGGGTTTTGGAGCATGGCCTTTGTCGTGGTCTGCGGAGTGGTTGGCTACTACATCGGCGTGCGGTTTGACGGCGACGAAGATTTTCGCGCGTTCTTAGAGCGTGTGCTGCCGCCCGTTGACTAG
- a CDS encoding cob(I)yrinic acid a,c-diamide adenosyltransferase, with the protein MVYTGNGKGKTTAACGLVLRAVGHGHKVAFVQFMKGQPTGEVEAMRKFLPGVDVFRYGRDVFVDQSNPDPEDEQLAAEGLRQALDLLASDIDLLVLDEVNVAIDYGLVSAEKLVAAIHHRRPQMTVVLTGRGLSQMVENVADLISEVREVRHHWRKGIPAQVGIEE; encoded by the coding sequence ATGGTGTACACTGGAAATGGCAAGGGCAAGACTACGGCAGCCTGTGGCTTGGTACTTCGGGCGGTAGGTCATGGGCACAAGGTAGCCTTTGTGCAATTTATGAAAGGTCAGCCCACAGGCGAGGTAGAGGCCATGCGAAAATTTTTGCCGGGTGTCGATGTTTTTCGCTACGGTAGAGACGTTTTCGTCGACCAAAGTAACCCTGACCCTGAGGACGAGCAATTGGCTGCAGAGGGTTTACGCCAAGCCCTAGACCTGCTCGCGAGCGATATTGACTTGCTGGTGCTTGATGAGGTCAATGTAGCGATTGACTATGGGCTCGTCTCGGCCGAAAAATTGGTGGCTGCCATACACCACCGCAGACCCCAGATGACAGTTGTGCTCACCGGGCGTGGCCTAAGCCAGATGGTAGAAAATGTGGCCGACTTGATAAGTGAAGTGCGAGAGGTTCGTCACCACTGGCGGAAGGGAATACCGGCCCAGGTGGGGATAGAAGAATAA
- a CDS encoding stage III sporulation protein AB: MLDLRFILSVACFGLVLSGSAMIGFGIAKNYADRPRQLQSLRTGVEMLLTEIVYAATPLSEALSGVGKTQAQPIAEFFAEVGTGISEMMTVNEAWARGLEGLQFSSALLLPDLEVLRSLGEVLGVSSREDQERHLLLACQRLHALHVAATDEASRNVRMWRYLGFLIGVVVVIIIL, translated from the coding sequence ATGTTAGACCTAAGATTTATCTTAAGCGTGGCCTGCTTTGGCTTGGTTCTTTCTGGCTCGGCCATGATCGGCTTTGGCATCGCCAAAAATTATGCCGATCGTCCTCGGCAGCTGCAGAGCCTTCGCACCGGCGTGGAAATGCTGCTGACTGAGATCGTCTATGCGGCTACACCATTGTCTGAAGCCTTAAGCGGGGTGGGCAAAACGCAGGCCCAACCTATCGCCGAGTTTTTTGCCGAGGTGGGTACTGGCATTTCTGAGATGATGACCGTAAATGAGGCCTGGGCCAGGGGGCTAGAAGGCCTGCAGTTTTCTTCGGCCTTACTACTGCCTGATCTCGAAGTGCTGCGTTCCCTAGGGGAGGTCCTCGGCGTGAGCAGTAGAGAAGACCAAGAGCGACACTTGCTCTTAGCCTGCCAGCGGCTGCACGCCCTGCATGTAGCCGCAACAGATGAAGCCAGCCGCAATGTGCGCATGTGGCGGTATCTTGGGTTTCTCATTGGGGTGGTCGTCGTTATCATCATCTTGTAG
- a CDS encoding Asp23/Gls24 family envelope stress response protein, which produces MEKALQHGSYEVGTLRIEPDVVGAIAGLAASEVPGVAGMSGVSLVEMLRKSNLSKGVRVTIGEREAIVDLYIVLEYGVKIPEVAQRVQENVRNAIETMTSLQVVEVNVHIQSVIIQEAREEALSS; this is translated from the coding sequence TTGGAGAAAGCTCTCCAACATGGCTCATACGAAGTGGGAACTCTGCGTATAGAGCCTGATGTAGTCGGTGCTATCGCTGGCCTAGCGGCAAGCGAAGTGCCAGGAGTGGCAGGAATGAGTGGTGTCTCGCTCGTAGAGATGCTCCGCAAAAGCAACCTATCCAAGGGTGTCAGGGTGACCATAGGTGAGCGAGAGGCAATTGTAGATTTATACATTGTGCTCGAGTACGGCGTGAAGATTCCTGAAGTGGCACAGCGGGTTCAAGAAAATGTGCGCAACGCCATTGAGACCATGACTAGCCTGCAAGTAGTCGAAGTTAATGTGCACATTCAATCGGTCATTATTCAAGAAGCCAGAGAAGAAGCGCTATCGAGTTAG
- the folD gene encoding bifunctional methylenetetrahydrofolate dehydrogenase/methenyltetrahydrofolate cyclohydrolase FolD, producing MKDCEGVRTLAKVIDGKALAKSIREDVAREIAALDYKPNLAVVLVGSDPASATYVGMKEKACHDVGMASHAYRLSADISQGELMTLIARLNSDPTVSGILVQIPLPRQLDQMAIFGAIRRDKDVDGFHPMNVGLLNLGLPGSLVPCTPAGVMEMLKSIDYNLKGKHVVVVGRSNVVGKPMSTLALLADATVTICHRYTENLAFHTRQADVLVVAVGKVNLITKDMVKPGAVVIDVGTNRVGKSLVGDVDYEGVAEVASYITPVPGGVGPMTIAMLLKNTLEAAKMQHA from the coding sequence ATGAAAGACTGTGAGGGGGTTCGTACATTGGCAAAAGTTATTGATGGCAAGGCGCTAGCCAAGAGTATTCGTGAAGATGTGGCCAGGGAGATCGCCGCGCTAGATTACAAACCAAATTTAGCGGTTGTTTTGGTAGGGAGTGACCCAGCTTCGGCTACCTATGTGGGCATGAAAGAAAAAGCTTGCCATGATGTGGGCATGGCCTCGCATGCCTACCGACTCTCTGCCGACATTTCGCAAGGGGAGTTGATGACTCTCATTGCGCGGCTAAACTCTGACCCTACGGTCAGTGGAATTTTAGTACAAATACCGTTACCGCGCCAACTCGACCAGATGGCGATTTTCGGGGCGATTCGGCGCGACAAAGATGTGGATGGTTTTCATCCCATGAATGTCGGCTTGCTGAACTTAGGGCTGCCTGGCTCGTTAGTGCCATGTACTCCAGCGGGGGTTATGGAGATGCTAAAGTCGATTGACTACAATTTGAAGGGCAAGCATGTGGTCGTCGTAGGGCGCAGCAATGTCGTCGGCAAGCCGATGTCAACCCTCGCCCTGCTGGCCGACGCTACCGTGACCATTTGCCACCGCTACACAGAAAATTTGGCGTTTCATACCCGTCAAGCTGATGTCTTGGTAGTGGCCGTCGGCAAAGTGAACTTGATAACCAAGGATATGGTCAAGCCTGGCGCTGTCGTTATCGACGTGGGCACGAATCGCGTGGGTAAAAGTTTGGTCGGTGACGTAGATTACGAGGGCGTGGCAGAGGTGGCGTCATACATAACGCCTGTCCCAGGCGGCGTAGGTCCGATGACGATCGCCATGTTGCTTAAGAACACCCTTGAGGCGGCAAAAATGCAGCATGCTTGA
- the spoIIIAD gene encoding stage III sporulation protein AD, with protein sequence MATLILKQFRPELGLVLVVVASVALMMTLLSRMAVVMALVEEVAQRADIGSLHLNTIFRIMGVAFVAEFGAMLCKDAGENALSAKVELAGKLIILGLSVPLVLVILETLLRLIP encoded by the coding sequence ATGGCGACCTTGATCTTAAAACAGTTCCGACCTGAACTAGGACTAGTCCTCGTAGTGGTGGCCTCGGTGGCGCTGATGATGACACTACTAAGTCGCATGGCGGTGGTCATGGCGCTAGTTGAAGAAGTAGCGCAAAGGGCGGATATTGGGAGCCTACATCTTAACACAATTTTTAGGATTATGGGGGTTGCCTTTGTGGCTGAATTTGGAGCTATGCTCTGCAAAGATGCCGGCGAGAACGCTCTCTCCGCCAAGGTGGAGCTGGCCGGCAAGCTGATTATCCTTGGTCTGTCGGTACCCTTGGTGCTAGTGATACTAGAGACTTTGTTGCGGCTGATTCCCTGA
- the amaP gene encoding alkaline shock response membrane anchor protein AmaP, with protein sequence MNIFDRIMLSLYTLAVAVVTLLVVGAYLNFPPGWGYEDLGLLLTRWELIPVAIYFFVFSVRFLVSGLRRDRPSKAAITHQGELGDVRIAVSAVRNLALRTAQNVRGVHTAKARVQLGEPGLQVSLEVSVAQGSHIPTLTTILQEEVKRNLEVSTGVTVLAVKVLVVEMSPAPKHRLQ encoded by the coding sequence GTGAATATCTTTGATCGCATAATGTTGTCTTTGTACACCCTTGCAGTCGCAGTTGTTACGCTCTTGGTCGTCGGAGCATACCTTAATTTTCCCCCAGGTTGGGGCTATGAGGATCTCGGGCTCCTGCTGACTCGGTGGGAACTGATCCCGGTTGCGATTTACTTCTTCGTTTTTAGCGTGCGTTTCTTAGTGTCAGGCTTGCGCCGAGATCGTCCGTCCAAGGCTGCCATAACCCACCAAGGCGAGCTTGGTGATGTGCGTATTGCTGTGAGTGCTGTGCGCAATTTGGCGCTCCGCACGGCCCAAAATGTCCGCGGTGTGCATACGGCGAAAGCCAGAGTGCAGCTTGGCGAACCGGGCCTGCAAGTTTCTCTTGAGGTGTCGGTGGCGCAGGGTAGCCATATCCCTACTTTGACGACCATCCTCCAAGAAGAGGTCAAGCGCAATTTAGAGGTAAGTACGGGGGTTACCGTCCTTGCCGTCAAAGTGCTAGTGGTGGAAATGTCACCTGCCCCCAAGCATAGGTTGCAGTAG
- a CDS encoding phosphomannomutase/phosphoglucomutase, which produces MRHERGFFVPVNPLIFREYDIRGHAESDLHPAALNELIRAVLTYFALQGHREFLLGQDCRQSSPRISQAILALAAEYGMKVTNLGLVTSPAFYFASKHLKIEAGLMITASHNPPPDNGLKVLLGSSTIYGSEIQKIRALAATLPPSEVAATTLEPVSQITHLEYNIEDAYLSTLRHKLPLGPRRLKVVVDCGNGSAGPLTGAFLDTLDLDYIPLYFTPDGAFPNHEPDPVKPKNLVALRRRVLEEKADFGVAFDGDGDRIGVVDDRGDFVWGDRLMILFWREILPKYPGTLCLVEVKCSQALVDEVQRLGGRPEFCKTGHSLIKARMKETNAVFTGEMSGHIFFADEYYGFDDALYACGRLLRIMSNTTSKLSELLADAPQYHTTAEVRIPCPDTEKFNVVEMLRQEFAKHYEVITIDGVRVLFPHGWGLFRASNTGPVIVTRCEAKTASDLDHYISLMSDAYAKFDPGTTIPWEMGT; this is translated from the coding sequence ATGCGCCATGAGAGGGGTTTTTTCGTGCCAGTTAATCCACTTATCTTTCGCGAATACGACATCCGCGGTCATGCAGAAAGTGATCTCCACCCCGCCGCACTTAACGAACTTATCCGTGCCGTGCTCACTTACTTTGCCCTACAAGGCCACCGTGAGTTTTTGCTCGGGCAGGACTGCCGCCAGAGTTCTCCACGCATTAGTCAGGCCATCCTAGCACTAGCAGCGGAGTATGGCATGAAGGTCACCAATCTAGGCTTAGTGACCTCCCCCGCCTTCTATTTTGCCTCCAAGCACCTTAAAATTGAGGCCGGGCTGATGATAACTGCCAGCCACAATCCCCCTCCCGACAATGGTCTTAAAGTGCTCCTCGGCAGTAGCACTATCTATGGCAGCGAGATTCAAAAAATACGCGCCCTGGCCGCTACACTACCACCGAGCGAGGTAGCCGCCACCACACTAGAGCCTGTGTCGCAAATCACACACCTCGAGTACAATATCGAGGACGCGTACCTGTCCACCCTGCGGCACAAACTCCCGCTAGGACCGCGCCGCTTAAAAGTCGTTGTCGATTGCGGCAATGGTAGCGCAGGACCGCTTACCGGTGCCTTCCTCGACACCTTAGACTTAGATTACATCCCCCTCTACTTTACCCCAGATGGCGCCTTCCCCAATCATGAGCCCGACCCTGTTAAGCCCAAAAATCTTGTCGCCTTACGCCGCCGAGTACTCGAAGAAAAAGCTGACTTCGGGGTGGCCTTTGACGGCGACGGTGACCGCATCGGCGTGGTCGATGACCGCGGAGACTTTGTCTGGGGTGACAGGCTCATGATTCTCTTCTGGCGCGAAATACTCCCCAAGTATCCCGGCACTCTTTGCTTGGTAGAAGTGAAGTGCTCCCAGGCCCTTGTAGATGAAGTACAACGCCTCGGCGGGCGTCCGGAGTTTTGTAAAACAGGCCACAGCCTCATTAAAGCGCGCATGAAGGAGACTAACGCCGTCTTTACGGGTGAAATGTCGGGGCACATCTTTTTTGCCGATGAGTACTACGGCTTTGATGACGCTCTCTACGCCTGCGGCCGCCTGCTACGCATCATGTCTAATACCACAAGCAAATTATCAGAGCTACTGGCTGATGCGCCACAGTACCATACGACGGCCGAAGTGCGCATTCCTTGTCCCGACACCGAAAAGTTTAATGTCGTAGAAATGCTCCGGCAAGAATTCGCCAAGCACTACGAAGTCATCACCATCGACGGTGTGCGCGTCCTCTTTCCCCACGGCTGGGGCCTCTTTCGTGCCTCAAACACAGGCCCAGTAATTGTCACCCGTTGCGAAGCCAAGACAGCGTCTGACCTAGACCACTACATTAGCTTAATGTCAGACGCCTATGCCAAATTCGACCCTGGAACAACTATCCCCTGGGAAATGGGAACTTAA
- the spoIIIAE gene encoding stage III sporulation protein AE, with protein MRRIKILLGVVLTLLLLLCLAPQAHGSEQAGGLELDAVLNQQLRELNLHSFEEVLRDVEEEYAGFVPELTIEGLTLGLGGSGGLNPRQVLINLSRFALGEVSRQTSLLGRIIVVAMLCVLMKKMQDSFGGSVGNAAYGVCFLVLVGVVLQSFSLLTREVMNAVELMISLLYSLLPVLLSLLVSLGAAGSAALFHPLVAATATTVSTVVRNLVIPLIYFAGILTLLNALSDKVQVSKLASLLKDLSIAILGISFTVFVGLSVVQGTAAGVADGIALRTAKYAVKNFIPVVGGLFADVFETVAGASLLLKNGIGITGLLAVFILCAMPALKVLVVVFIYRLAAAIIQPMGVTPVAEALSNLASILTVLAGALITVGIMFFILITIVIGAGNATLSIR; from the coding sequence ATGAGACGGATAAAGATACTTTTAGGCGTCGTGTTGACCTTGCTACTACTACTGTGCCTAGCTCCACAGGCCCACGGCTCGGAGCAAGCAGGTGGGCTAGAACTTGACGCCGTACTCAATCAACAACTGCGTGAACTCAATTTGCACTCTTTCGAAGAGGTGCTGCGCGATGTGGAAGAAGAGTATGCGGGGTTTGTTCCTGAGCTTACTATAGAGGGTCTGACTTTGGGCTTGGGGGGCAGTGGGGGGCTGAACCCGCGCCAAGTGCTTATCAACTTAAGCCGTTTTGCATTGGGGGAAGTATCGCGGCAAACTTCTCTTCTCGGGAGGATTATTGTTGTAGCGATGCTCTGCGTGCTGATGAAAAAAATGCAGGACAGTTTTGGGGGCAGCGTCGGCAATGCCGCCTATGGCGTCTGTTTTTTAGTGCTAGTGGGCGTCGTTTTGCAGAGTTTCTCTCTACTGACCCGCGAGGTGATGAATGCGGTAGAGCTTATGATAAGCCTTCTTTATAGCTTGCTACCAGTTCTGTTATCACTCCTAGTGTCGCTAGGTGCCGCAGGTTCGGCGGCGCTCTTTCATCCGCTAGTCGCGGCAACAGCGACGACTGTCAGCACAGTGGTCAGGAATTTAGTGATACCACTTATTTATTTCGCGGGGATTCTCACTTTGCTTAATGCTCTATCCGATAAAGTGCAGGTCAGCAAACTAGCCAGTCTACTAAAAGACTTGAGTATCGCCATTCTCGGCATTTCCTTTACCGTCTTTGTCGGTCTCAGTGTGGTGCAGGGCACGGCTGCTGGTGTGGCCGATGGCATTGCTCTGCGCACGGCGAAATATGCAGTGAAAAACTTTATTCCTGTAGTGGGTGGTTTGTTCGCCGACGTTTTTGAAACGGTGGCCGGGGCTTCGCTGCTCCTTAAGAACGGGATCGGTATAACTGGTCTACTTGCTGTGTTTATCCTGTGCGCTATGCCGGCTCTTAAAGTATTAGTCGTAGTCTTTATTTACCGCCTGGCTGCAGCCATTATCCAGCCCATGGGTGTTACCCCGGTGGCCGAGGCCTTGAGCAATTTGGCAAGCATACTCACCGTGTTGGCAGGGGCGCTCATTACGGTGGGTATCATGTTCTTTATATTGATTACCATCGTTATTGGCGCGGGCAATGCTACGTTATCAATTAGGTGA
- the nusB gene encoding transcription antitermination factor NusB, which yields MSRRNAREAALQSLFQLEVGQMSAKDALYFALEVTALPEKDEAYARTVVAMATAKWDEINGLISQFAEEWSLDRLARVDRAILRLSIAEMLLNAHDTPVSVVIDEGLELAKEYSTEESSRFIHGILGSVASSLGWVQT from the coding sequence TTGAGTAGACGCAACGCAAGGGAGGCGGCCCTACAGTCGCTGTTTCAGTTAGAAGTCGGGCAGATGAGCGCTAAAGACGCCCTTTACTTCGCACTCGAAGTGACGGCACTGCCGGAGAAAGATGAGGCCTATGCCCGCACTGTGGTAGCCATGGCCACTGCAAAATGGGACGAGATTAACGGCCTGATCAGCCAATTTGCCGAAGAATGGTCTTTAGATAGATTGGCACGTGTAGACCGTGCTATTTTGCGACTTTCGATCGCGGAGATGCTCCTTAATGCCCACGATACACCAGTAAGCGTAGTTATCGATGAGGGACTTGAGCTCGCCAAAGAATACAGCACGGAGGAATCTAGTCGCTTTATCCACGGCATTTTGGGCAGTGTAGCGAGTAGTCTTGGCTGGGTACAAACATGA
- a CDS encoding O-sialoglycoprotein endopeptidase, which yields MKSAVLGIDTSNYTTSLAMVSASGDVLVDSRQLLPVKEGDVGLRQTDALFLHVRQWPEVLQQGELSSLQISAVAVATRPTPQSGSYMPVFLAGQAFAATVARVLNVPLIEFSHQEGHMRAALLHHGMISTSFVAVQISGGTTDVLQATPKLEGGFDIALLAESSDLHAGQFIDRVGVHMGLAFPCGRAMDKLAADYALAGGEPLPIPSAVKAGSISFSGPASHALRALDRGQDKGAVALGVFRCISNSLEKVLRERGEGKEKVLLCGGVAANTHIRQRLMARLRRREFVLAPPHLAGDNAVGIAVLGLDRMRSRGHLC from the coding sequence ATGAAGTCGGCCGTCCTAGGCATTGACACAAGCAACTACACTACTTCCTTGGCCATGGTGTCGGCTAGCGGCGATGTTCTTGTGGATTCCCGCCAACTCTTGCCTGTCAAGGAAGGCGATGTAGGGCTCAGGCAGACTGACGCCCTATTTTTGCATGTACGTCAGTGGCCAGAGGTATTGCAACAAGGTGAGCTCAGCAGCCTGCAGATTAGCGCGGTGGCTGTAGCCACGCGCCCTACCCCTCAGTCGGGCTCATACATGCCTGTGTTCCTGGCGGGACAGGCCTTTGCCGCCACGGTGGCACGAGTGTTAAATGTGCCCCTCATCGAATTTTCGCATCAGGAAGGGCATATGCGGGCGGCACTACTCCACCACGGTATGATTAGTACCTCTTTTGTAGCCGTGCAAATTTCGGGGGGCACGACAGATGTTTTACAGGCTACTCCGAAGCTAGAGGGGGGCTTCGATATCGCCCTGCTTGCCGAGAGCAGTGATTTGCATGCCGGGCAGTTCATCGACCGCGTGGGTGTACATATGGGTTTAGCTTTCCCTTGTGGTAGGGCCATGGACAAACTTGCCGCCGACTATGCCTTGGCGGGTGGCGAGCCACTACCCATACCTTCTGCGGTAAAGGCAGGTTCGATTAGCTTCTCGGGGCCAGCTTCTCATGCCCTGCGTGCGCTAGATAGAGGCCAGGATAAAGGAGCTGTGGCTCTAGGCGTTTTTCGTTGCATCAGTAACTCTTTAGAGAAGGTGCTGCGTGAGCGCGGGGAAGGTAAAGAGAAAGTTCTTCTCTGTGGGGGGGTCGCGGCCAACACACATATTAGGCAGCGCCTGATGGCTCGCCTGCGCCGGCGCGAGTTCGTGCTGGCCCCGCCCCATTTAGCGGGGGATAATGCGGTGGGTATAGCGGTTTTGGGTTTAGATAGAATGCGGAGCAGGGGTCATTTGTGTTAA